The sequence TCACCCTTCGCTCATCCCCGTTTCCCTATTCCGTACTCCCCTATCCGAGCATCGTTTTTCGCAACTCCCGGTCGTAGCACACAGGGATCAAGGTTGCCACCCGCCCCACCACGGGCCACGGATCCGATGCCGACAGCAGATCGTCCGGGATCGAAAAATCGAGGAAGCCGGGGTGGAGGTGGAATCGTCGCGGGTTTCTCACGAAATGCATCAGGTCCCCGTGGATCAGGGATCGACTCCGAACGCCTGCCCGGTACTCCCGCAGGGGAGGAACATCCCCATCGATCGCCATCCGGCACAACAGGTGCGGGAAATCGACGCCCGACAGGATCGCATGGTTCAGCGATCCCCAGAACCGGGGATTCACCTCGAGGAGTTTCGGCCTGCCGTCCCTCGGGTCCACCTTGAACTCCGCCATCGCGACGCCGATCCAACCGAGCGCCGAGAGGAGCCGCTCCGTCGTCCGGCAGAGCGTCTCGTCCCACACGCTCTCCCGCAGCGTGCTGGGGCCCCCGCCGACGGGGTATTCCCGCAGGCGCCGGTAGGCGAACGTCGCGCGCGGTTCGGAAGAAAAGTTCATCAGCACGCCCACTCCCAACGCGGCTCCTCCCGGGGGCAGGCACTCCTGAAGGATCGGAGACGGATGAACGGCGTGCACCTTCGGATACTCTTCCCGGAGTTGCGAGGGGGTTTCCACCCGCACGATCCCTCGCCCTCCGGAAGAAAGCCTGGGCTTGATGAGGAGTGGGTAGGGCAGAAGCGAGGCCATCCCATGAACGTCCCCCGGCCCTTCCGGGCGGAACGTGGCGGGACACTCGACCCCGTGGGCCGATGCGAACGACGCGAGCTCTCCCTTGTCCTGGACCCGGATCGCGAGGTCCGCGGACGCGAAGGGGAAACGCGCCATCCCCTCGAGGCGATGACGGTTCCGGGCGATCAGGACCTGGGTGCCGAATTCCATCGCGAGGAGCACGTCGTATCCGCCGACGCGCAACTCCTTTTCGAGCGCATCGAGAAAGGCGTCCGGGGAGGTTGCCGGCGACGGGTGAAGGAAACGATGCGAGCAATATTTCGAAAAAAGGGCCGGTGCGAACCGGGTCCTCTCCCCCACCGAGACACGGTAACCACGCTTCCCGAGGGAACGGACCGCCGCCACCGTCTTGTTCCACAAGCCGTCGAGGAGAAGGACAGCCGGCATCGCGCGCGGCATCAAGGCGCATTGACCCGGTTCCGTTCCGGTCCCCCCGTTTCCGTGACCCGGACCTCGGGTCCCAGTCGCAAGGCAAAGGTGCCCGGAGGAAAATCGGGATTGAGGGTCACCCCGGAGAACGTCGTCTCGGTCCGATCCCCTCGGGCTCCGTCGACCACGATTCGACGCGGCCGCCCCTCCACCGGATCCTGGTGGATCCGGATCGATGCGATGACGCGGGACAGCATCTTCGAGCGCGGGATCAACCGCAGGACCACCTGGTTATCCGAGCGGAAAAGGTCGACGTGGAATCGTCGTTCCAGTTCGGGGAGGGAGGCGGAGATCCCGGATTCGAAAAGACCCAGCGCGGCGCGGGACGCGAAATCGTCCTGCATGTCCCTCCGCTCGGCCTCCTTTCTCTTCGGATAATAAGTGGTCACCGTCCGGCCATCCATCACCACGATCCTTCTTTCGGGGCTCTCCACTTCCCATCGAAGCGAAGCCGGCTTCCGGAACGATACCTTTCCCCGGGACACCGCCTCGTTTTTCAGGAGCGGGTCCCGCTTCCGCTGCACCACCGCCGCGCTCAGGCCGGTGATCCCCTTCTGGCGTTCGCGGACCTCCTCGAACCAGCGGTCCCTCTCCGCTCCCGAGATCGTCTTTCCGCCCGGGACGGTTTCCTCCGCGAGGTTCGGCTGAGGGGAGAGGAGCAGCACAAGGAGCATGGCGGAAACGATCCAACGGAGGGTCCCGCGGGAGACCCATGGGGATCGCGCGACCTCAAGAAGACGCAATCGATTTCTCTACCCGATGACGGTGAACGGGTCCCGAGTTGTAGGTGCAAAACGGGTAGATTCTTCCGTCGGGGGCCGAATAATGAACACCGCAGCGCGACACGCGTTCGAGGTCGTAATTGTAGGCATCCATGAAATGCATCCCGAGGACATAGAAGGTTTTATATGTGTGCCCTTCGTATTTTCCGTCCCAGCTGTACTTCTTTTCGGCGAACCCGTCGAGGGTCTTGAGAAAGCGGAGAAACGTCAACCCTTCCGGAGCCCGATCCTCCCGGAAAAACCGGTGAAAAGCCTGGAGGGCGCGGATCTTCGACAAGCTCTTGATGCGGCTCGTCCTCGCGCTCCCCGTCAGCCGTTCCACCTCTCCGAGAAGTCCCCGGAGATCGAGGAACCTCGTGATCGGGATGGCCTCGCGGTTCCGGCCGACGAACAGCAGGGTCATCAACCCGCAATGGGGATGGCACGCGTGGTTCACCGCCACGTTCCCCGTTACGGCCCCCGCGTATCGGACCAGGGGAACCGCGGCGTTCAGGGGGAACCAATCCTCCAGGGGGTGGGTGAGCCCGGTCTGGCGGCTGAACTCCCGGGAAAGGTCCGACAGGGTGAATCGAAGCTTCTCGCGCTCCGATTCGGGGTACCTCCCGGTGAACGCCATCGGCTGAAATGAAATCCCCGACACCACGTCGAGATGTTCGAAGGCCAAGCGGCAGAGGTCCCCGATCTGGTGGTCGTTCACCCCCTTCACGATCGTGGGAACGAAGATGACACGGAGACCGGCCTTCCGCGCGGAATCGATCACCCGGAGTTTGGTGTCCAGCAACGCCTTCCCGCGGATCTTCAGGAAAACGTCGTCGGTCGTCCCGTCCATCTGCAGGTACAGGTAGTGGAGCCCGGCATCCCGCGCTCTTCGCGCGAACTCCGGATCGGCGAACCGAATCCCGTTGGTGGCCGCCTGGATGTGGGAAAACCCCATTTCCCGCGCTTCGGCCACGATTTCGAGAAATCGCGGGTGCAGCGTAGGCTCGCCTCCCGTGAACTGGACGGCGAATGCCGGCGCCGGGCGCTGGGCGCGAAGACGGCGGAGCATCTCCACCACCTCTTCGAACGACGGTTCGAACGAATTCCGGTTGGCGTCCGCGAAGCAGACCGCGCAGGACAGGTTGCAGCGCGATGTGAGGTCGATGTTGGCGAGGGAGGTGTGCGTCGAATGCGACCCGCAGATGCCGCAGCGGTTCGGGCACTCCTTCCCCTTCCCGTCGACGGGGTTCGCGAACCCCTCTCCGTCCCCGAAATACCACTGCTCCAGGCGGAGGTACATCTCCACGTCCGAGAAGATGATGTCGGTGAACGTGCCGTGATCCGGGCAACGCTTCCGCATCATCACCCGCCCCTTCTCTTCGTACAGCCCGGCGGGTATCGTCTGAAGACACTCCGGGCACAGGGAACGCGTTTCCTTCGGGAGGGTCGTCCGCACGGGAAGGACCTTTTCCCCTCCGAGCGTGTACCGCCCTTCCTCTTCCGCACCAGCCGCATTGCCCGGCGCGGATCGCTTCAATGGCGCCATCCGTTCGTCTCCCTTTCCGGATCCTACATCCTCAACGAGGTGCGAAATTATACCATTGGTCCGGGTAGGCCCGGATCATGCGTTCGAGAGTCTCGCTCATCCGTCGGGCCCCGGATTCGTCGTCGAGCCCATCCATGGAAAAGGGGGGATCGACCGCCCCCCGGTATACGTTTCCGTCCCGGACGATGAACGCGGGGACGATCGGGGCGCCCGTCGCCCGGCTCAGGACGAACGGGCCGCGGGGAAAACGATGATCCGCGCCGAAGAATTTCGCCGGGACGCCGTCGGTACCCTCCCACCGGTCCACGAGCATGGCGACGATCTCACCCCTGCGGAGCGCCGCCACGATCTCGAGGGAGGAGAACGGGGAGCCGTCGACGACAATCGTGCGGATGTCCTGGCGCATGCGATACGCCCCGCGGATCGAATCGATCCGCTCCCTCCCCTCCGGGATCGTGACGACATTGATCTTGAACCCGTGCCGGGCGAAGAACAGGGCGCCCAGTTCCCAGTTTCCGATGTGCCCGGTCACAAGGATGACCCCCCTCCCCTTCGCGAAGGACTCTTCGAGGAAGTGGAGCTGCGGAACGGAGGGAAGCAGGCGGTCCAGCGCTTCGTCGGTAAACGTATCGAATCGTCCGTAATCCACCAGGTTGCGGGCGAAGTTCCGGAAAATTCTCTTCGATAGATCTTCGACTTCCCGCTCGGACCGTCTTGGAAAGGCCGATCGCAGGTTCGCCCGGAGATTTCGCGCCGGTTCCGGATTCGTCCAGTGCGTGGCGTCGGCGAGGAGGTCCGCGAGGACGAACAGAGCCCCTCTCGGAAGCCACTTCCCGAGGGAATAGCCGAACTTGTAGAAGGACGGACGGGCGAGACCGTGACGGTAGGTACGGACCATATTTT is a genomic window of Deltaproteobacteria bacterium containing:
- a CDS encoding ATP-grasp domain-containing protein, translating into MPAVLLLDGLWNKTVAAVRSLGKRGYRVSVGERTRFAPALFSKYCSHRFLHPSPATSPDAFLDALEKELRVGGYDVLLAMEFGTQVLIARNRHRLEGMARFPFASADLAIRVQDKGELASFASAHGVECPATFRPEGPGDVHGMASLLPYPLLIKPRLSSGGRGIVRVETPSQLREEYPKVHAVHPSPILQECLPPGGAALGVGVLMNFSSEPRATFAYRRLREYPVGGGPSTLRESVWDETLCRTTERLLSALGWIGVAMAEFKVDPRDGRPKLLEVNPRFWGSLNHAILSGVDFPHLLCRMAIDGDVPPLREYRAGVRSRSLIHGDLMHFVRNPRRFHLHPGFLDFSIPDDLLSASDPWPVVGRVATLIPVCYDRELRKTMLG
- a CDS encoding outer membrane lipoprotein carrier protein LolA codes for the protein MRLLEVARSPWVSRGTLRWIVSAMLLVLLLSPQPNLAEETVPGGKTISGAERDRWFEEVRERQKGITGLSAAVVQRKRDPLLKNEAVSRGKVSFRKPASLRWEVESPERRIVVMDGRTVTTYYPKRKEAERRDMQDDFASRAALGLFESGISASLPELERRFHVDLFRSDNQVVLRLIPRSKMLSRVIASIRIHQDPVEGRPRRIVVDGARGDRTETTFSGVTLNPDFPPGTFALRLGPEVRVTETGGPERNRVNAP
- a CDS encoding radical SAM protein, whose amino-acid sequence is MAPLKRSAPGNAAGAEEEGRYTLGGEKVLPVRTTLPKETRSLCPECLQTIPAGLYEEKGRVMMRKRCPDHGTFTDIIFSDVEMYLRLEQWYFGDGEGFANPVDGKGKECPNRCGICGSHSTHTSLANIDLTSRCNLSCAVCFADANRNSFEPSFEEVVEMLRRLRAQRPAPAFAVQFTGGEPTLHPRFLEIVAEAREMGFSHIQAATNGIRFADPEFARRARDAGLHYLYLQMDGTTDDVFLKIRGKALLDTKLRVIDSARKAGLRVIFVPTIVKGVNDHQIGDLCRLAFEHLDVVSGISFQPMAFTGRYPESEREKLRFTLSDLSREFSRQTGLTHPLEDWFPLNAAVPLVRYAGAVTGNVAVNHACHPHCGLMTLLFVGRNREAIPITRFLDLRGLLGEVERLTGSARTSRIKSLSKIRALQAFHRFFREDRAPEGLTFLRFLKTLDGFAEKKYSWDGKYEGHTYKTFYVLGMHFMDAYNYDLERVSRCGVHYSAPDGRIYPFCTYNSGPVHRHRVEKSIASS